A DNA window from Neosynechococcus sphagnicola sy1 contains the following coding sequences:
- a CDS encoding cyanophycinase, with amino-acid sequence MNKVRMLAQLGQITLAGTSAGAAVMGHHMIAGGGSGESPNRCLVDMAVGLGILPDVIVDQHFHNRNRMARLMSAISTHPDKLGIGIDEDTCAIFEGDGLLQVMGKGTVTVIDPGEAHHPPLPCLDEATALPLSIHNLRVHILSHGDRYDLERRVVLQPGLVS; translated from the coding sequence ATGAATAAAGTCCGGATGCTGGCTCAACTGGGGCAGATTACCCTGGCTGGCACCAGTGCCGGGGCGGCCGTTATGGGACATCACATGATTGCTGGGGGCGGCAGTGGCGAATCTCCCAACCGCTGCTTGGTGGATATGGCGGTGGGTCTGGGGATTTTGCCCGATGTGATTGTTGACCAGCATTTTCATAACCGGAATCGCATGGCTCGCCTCATGAGTGCAATCTCGACCCACCCAGACAAGTTAGGGATCGGGATTGATGAAGATACCTGTGCCATTTTTGAAGGCGATGGCCTGCTGCAAGTTATGGGTAAGGGGACGGTCACAGTGATTGATCCAGGGGAAGCCCATCATCCCCCCCTGCCGTGTCTCGATGAGGCCACCGCCTTGCCCTTGAGTATCCACAACCTCCGGGTTCATATTCTCAGCCATGGCGATCGCTATGACCTAGAACGGCGGGTGGTTCTCCAGCCCGGACTGGTGTCCTGA